In the genome of Petrotoga sp. 9PWA.NaAc.5.4, one region contains:
- a CDS encoding XRE family transcriptional regulator, which translates to MLKAHFAQDIKTLIENSKYSKREIAKNLKIPTSTLEKLLNEDFEGFSKLSLKDIANRLSNILGQEIEIIFEDEENQKEKVETKPRERKRSNFKSLIFNATLILFLVINIVFLYFLINDLRFYYQVLNENTYTVSVTNKGNSDIVLNDSTLAPNESIDLKLTNEGKFEVHNNQGEVVIKTPTEIYYIKLEDFEVKLTDGES; encoded by the coding sequence ATATTAAAAGCTCATTTTGCTCAAGATATTAAAACTTTGATAGAAAATTCAAAATATTCGAAAAGAGAAATAGCCAAAAATTTGAAAATTCCAACTTCTACTTTGGAAAAGCTTTTAAATGAAGATTTTGAAGGTTTTTCTAAACTTTCATTAAAAGATATCGCTAACAGACTAAGTAATATTTTAGGTCAGGAAATAGAAATAATTTTCGAAGATGAAGAAAATCAAAAGGAAAAAGTAGAAACTAAACCAAGAGAAAGAAAACGTTCAAACTTTAAAAGTTTAATTTTTAACGCAACGTTGATCCTTTTTTTAGTAATAAACATAGTTTTCCTTTATTTTTTAATAAATGATTTGAGGTTTTATTATCAAGTTTTAAATGAAAATACATATACAGTAAGTGTTACAAATAAAGGTAACTCAGATATTGTTTTGAATGATTCAACTTTAGCGCCAAACGAAAGCATAGATTTAAAACTTACTAATGAAGGTAAGTTTGAAGTACATAACAATCAAGGAGAGGTAGTTATAAAGACTCCTACTGAGATTTATTATATAAAACTTGAAGATTTCGAGGTGAAACTAACTGATGGGGAATCTTAG
- a CDS encoding methylmalonyl-CoA mutase, which translates to MFEKDFLSEVEKKEKEWEETTVKKAIEKFPERKTEFLTTYGEEIKRLYSPLDISDINYIEDVGFPGDYPYTRGVQPTMYRGRLWTMRQYAGFGTAEDSNQRYKYLLEQGQTGLSIAFDLPTQIGYDSDDPMAEGEVGKVGVAIDSLKDMEILFDGIPLDKVSVSMTINSTSIILLAMLIVMAKRQGVPLKNLRGTIQNDILKEYMARGTYIFPPKESMKIIVDIFDYGSKNLPKFNLISISGYHIREAGANSVQEIAFTLADGIAYVEAAMKAGLDPNEFGRNLSFFFNAHNNFLEEIAKFRAARKLWAKIMKERFGVTNEEAMKLKFHTQTAGSTLTAQQPLNNIVRVTIQALAAVLGGTQSLHTNSYDEALGLPTEQAVTIALRTQQIIAHETGVADTVDPLAGSYLIEKMTSEIEKKVEEYIKKIDEFGGMVNAIINGFPQKEILNTAYNTQKKIENKEEIIVGVNDFKTNIEEKIEILKVDETIEEKQIEKLKELKKHRNIEKVNISLNVLEEAVKKGENLFPYVIECVEAYATIGEITKVLKKVFGEYRENLIL; encoded by the coding sequence ATGTTTGAAAAAGATTTTTTAAGTGAAGTTGAAAAAAAAGAAAAAGAATGGGAAGAAACCACTGTAAAAAAAGCTATAGAAAAATTCCCTGAAAGAAAAACTGAATTTTTAACAACTTATGGAGAAGAAATAAAACGTTTATACTCCCCCTTAGACATTTCTGACATAAATTATATAGAAGATGTTGGTTTTCCTGGAGATTATCCTTATACTCGAGGGGTACAACCTACTATGTACAGAGGCAGACTTTGGACAATGAGACAGTATGCAGGATTTGGTACTGCAGAAGATTCAAACCAAAGATATAAGTATCTGTTAGAGCAAGGTCAAACGGGTTTATCTATTGCTTTTGATCTACCTACTCAAATTGGTTATGACTCGGATGATCCGATGGCAGAAGGGGAAGTAGGCAAGGTTGGTGTGGCAATAGACTCTTTAAAAGATATGGAAATTTTATTTGATGGCATACCTTTAGATAAAGTTAGTGTCTCTATGACAATTAACTCAACCTCAATTATATTATTGGCAATGCTTATTGTTATGGCAAAAAGGCAAGGAGTTCCACTAAAAAATCTTAGGGGTACTATTCAAAACGATATTTTAAAAGAATACATGGCAAGAGGAACTTACATATTTCCGCCAAAAGAATCAATGAAAATCATAGTAGACATATTTGATTATGGTAGTAAAAATTTACCTAAATTTAATTTGATAAGCATAAGCGGATATCATATAAGAGAAGCCGGGGCAAACTCTGTACAAGAAATAGCTTTTACCTTAGCTGATGGAATAGCTTATGTTGAAGCTGCTATGAAAGCAGGGTTAGACCCTAATGAATTTGGAAGAAATCTTTCGTTTTTCTTCAATGCTCACAACAATTTTTTAGAAGAAATAGCAAAATTCAGGGCAGCCAGAAAATTGTGGGCAAAAATTATGAAAGAAAGATTTGGAGTTACAAATGAAGAAGCAATGAAATTAAAATTTCATACCCAAACAGCCGGATCTACATTAACTGCTCAACAACCTTTAAATAACATTGTGAGAGTAACTATTCAAGCTTTAGCAGCTGTTTTAGGCGGCACCCAATCTCTTCATACAAACTCTTATGATGAAGCATTGGGTTTGCCAACAGAGCAAGCAGTTACTATAGCATTGAGGACTCAACAAATCATTGCTCATGAAACTGGAGTTGCAGATACAGTTGATCCATTAGCAGGTTCTTACCTAATTGAAAAAATGACTTCAGAAATTGAAAAAAAGGTTGAAGAATATATAAAAAAGATTGATGAATTTGGTGGAATGGTAAATGCAATAATAAACGGATTCCCTCAAAAAGAAATTCTAAATACTGCTTATAACACACAAAAAAAGATTGAGAATAAAGAAGAAATAATAGTAGGTGTAAATGATTTTAAAACAAACATAGAAGAAAAAATCGAAATTCTTAAAGTTGATGAAACTATTGAAGAAAAACAAATAGAAAAATTGAAAGAATTGAAGAAACATAGAAATATTGAAAAAGTTAACATCTCTTTGAATGTTTTAGAAGAAGCTGTAAAAAAGGGAGAAAATTTATTTCCATATGTTATTGAATGTGTTGAAGCTTATGCGACTATAGGGGAAATAACGAAAGTTCTAAAAAAAGTTTTTGGTGAGTACAGGGAAAATTTAATCCTTTGA
- a CDS encoding cobalamin B12-binding domain-containing protein, with the protein MNKKIRVLIAKPGLDGHDKGAKVIARALRDAGMEVIYTGIRRSPEEIVEAAIQEDVDLIGVSILSGAHKKLCKKILTLLKEKEVDIPVILGGIIPDDDISELKDMGIIEVFTPGTSLDEIIEKVKDIALARKV; encoded by the coding sequence ATGAATAAAAAAATAAGAGTATTAATTGCTAAACCAGGTCTTGACGGACACGATAAAGGTGCAAAAGTTATAGCCAGAGCTTTAAGAGACGCTGGAATGGAAGTTATATACACAGGCATAAGAAGAAGCCCAGAAGAAATCGTTGAAGCCGCGATTCAAGAAGATGTTGATTTAATAGGTGTATCAATACTCTCTGGGGCTCACAAAAAACTGTGTAAAAAAATTTTAACGCTTTTAAAAGAAAAAGAAGTAGATATACCGGTAATTTTGGGAGGTATAATACCTGACGACGATATTTCTGAACTCAAAGATATGGGAATAATAGAGGTTTTTACTCCTGGTACTTCTCTTGATGAAATAATAGAGAAGGTGAAAGATATTGCATTGGCAAGAAAAGTATGA
- a CDS encoding ArgK/MeaB family GTPase: MHWQEKYEELLPRFKEKDKMALSKMISLVEDNFLNSFEILTKLKNDVVQKNTYVLGITGSSGVGKSSFISCLAKPFLEKGENVGIIVVDPSSPFSGGAFLGDRVRMFELSKFHNVYIRSMASRGSSGGLCSTIFHIIDVMKSFGFDKIIIETVGAGQSETDVFYVCDSVILLLSADSGDEIQIYKAGIMEIADCYVVNKIDLKNSDKFLIYLKNFISSETSNNKKIFGVSSLENKGFEELISWIELNEKDKINSSSKENLRKKIQFKNYLLAILENYLEHYDIENKDYMSILRDIQNYFCKEVNRFENRN, translated from the coding sequence TTGCATTGGCAAGAAAAGTATGAAGAACTACTTCCTCGATTTAAAGAAAAAGATAAGATGGCTTTATCTAAAATGATTTCCTTAGTAGAAGACAATTTTTTGAATTCTTTTGAAATACTTACAAAATTGAAAAACGATGTTGTGCAAAAAAACACCTATGTGTTGGGAATAACAGGTAGTTCAGGTGTTGGAAAGAGTTCTTTTATTTCTTGTTTAGCAAAACCTTTTTTGGAAAAAGGAGAAAATGTAGGTATAATTGTGGTTGATCCAAGTAGTCCTTTTTCTGGAGGAGCTTTTCTTGGAGATAGAGTTAGAATGTTTGAACTTTCTAAGTTCCATAATGTTTATATAAGAAGCATGGCAAGTAGGGGTTCTTCGGGAGGATTATGCAGTACTATTTTCCATATTATAGATGTAATGAAGTCATTTGGATTCGATAAAATTATAATAGAAACAGTAGGGGCGGGTCAATCAGAAACAGATGTCTTTTATGTTTGTGATTCAGTGATATTACTTTTGTCTGCTGATTCTGGAGACGAAATTCAAATTTATAAAGCGGGAATTATGGAAATAGCCGATTGTTATGTAGTTAACAAAATAGATCTTAAAAATTCTGATAAATTCCTGATTTACCTCAAAAATTTCATTAGTTCAGAAACCTCAAATAACAAAAAGATTTTTGGAGTTAGCTCTTTGGAAAATAAAGGCTTTGAAGAGTTAATTTCGTGGATAGAACTAAATGAAAAAGATAAAATAAATAGTTCTTCAAAAGAAAATTTAAGAAAAAAGATTCAATTTAAAAACTATTTATTAGCAATTTTGGAAAATTATTTAGAACACTATGATATTGAAAACAAAGATTACATGTCTATACTTAGAGATATACAAAATTATTTTTGTAAAGAGGTGAACCGCTTTGAAAATAGAAATTGA
- the mce gene encoding methylmalonyl-CoA epimerase encodes MKIEIDHIGIALHSINSALNFYQQLLGIDKSDEEILEERGIKVAFLYVNDVRIELMEPIREDSEISNFLQKRGEGFHHIAYKVDDIEKVFEKSQELGYRTLSDKPTIGAEGNLVFFLHPKSANGILTEFVQHINE; translated from the coding sequence TTGAAAATAGAAATTGACCATATAGGGATAGCCTTGCATTCAATAAACAGTGCTTTAAATTTTTACCAGCAACTTCTTGGAATTGATAAAAGTGATGAAGAAATTTTAGAAGAAAGAGGAATAAAAGTTGCTTTTTTGTACGTTAATGATGTTAGAATAGAGCTTATGGAGCCTATAAGAGAAGATTCAGAAATTTCCAATTTTTTACAAAAAAGAGGCGAAGGGTTTCACCATATAGCATACAAAGTAGATGATATCGAAAAAGTTTTTGAAAAATCCCAAGAACTTGGTTATAGAACGTTGTCTGACAAACCAACTATTGGTGCAGAAGGAAATTTAGTCTTCTTTTTGCATCCTAAATCAGCAAATGGCATTCTTACAGAATTTGTGCAACATATCAATGAGTGA
- a CDS encoding acyl-CoA carboxylase subunit beta: protein MPDEELLKKIEEFKKKKQSLLLGGGEEKIAKQHSQGKLTARERINLLVDSGTFEEIDLFVKHRSTYFELDKKEFPYDGVVTGFGEIDGKKVAIFSQDFTVQGGSLGEMHAKKIMKLQDLAMKYGIPIIGINDSGGARIQEAVDALYGYGGIFFRNTMASGVIPQITIIAGPCAGGAVYSPAITDFVIMVDKTSQMFITGPQVVKAVTGEDIDKESLGGAKIHNSKSGVAHLLALNDEEAMELTRKLISYLPSNNMDPAPVIDYNKNYNLSEEINEIISSDPKKSYDVKDIINRVFDPNSFFEIHPHFAKNIVVGFARMQGRSVGIIANQPKILAGSLDIDASDKAARFIRFCDAFNIPIITFVDTPGYLPGINQEHGGIIRHGAKLLYAYSEATVPLITIILRKAYGGAYIAMGSQHLGADFVFAWPTAEIAVMGPEGAANIIFAKEIEKSQNPEETRKERIQEYKERFANPYEAASRGYIEDVIEPIQTRNKIIASLSIAYSKVEARPSKKHGNIPL from the coding sequence ATGCCTGATGAAGAACTATTAAAAAAAATAGAAGAATTTAAAAAGAAAAAACAATCGTTACTTCTTGGCGGGGGAGAAGAAAAGATTGCTAAACAACATAGTCAAGGAAAATTAACCGCAAGAGAAAGAATAAATCTGCTCGTTGACAGTGGTACTTTTGAAGAAATAGATCTCTTTGTGAAACATAGAAGTACATATTTTGAATTAGATAAAAAGGAGTTTCCATACGATGGCGTAGTAACGGGATTTGGAGAAATAGATGGCAAGAAAGTGGCTATATTTTCACAAGATTTCACAGTTCAAGGCGGGTCTTTGGGTGAAATGCATGCTAAAAAAATCATGAAATTGCAAGATCTTGCTATGAAATATGGAATTCCTATAATCGGAATAAATGATTCTGGTGGAGCAAGGATACAGGAAGCTGTAGATGCATTGTATGGATATGGTGGAATATTTTTTAGAAATACTATGGCTTCAGGAGTTATCCCCCAAATTACAATAATCGCAGGCCCTTGTGCTGGAGGTGCTGTTTATTCACCTGCTATAACAGATTTTGTGATAATGGTAGATAAAACATCACAGATGTTTATTACCGGGCCTCAGGTTGTTAAAGCTGTTACAGGCGAGGATATAGATAAAGAAAGCCTTGGTGGCGCGAAAATTCACAATTCAAAAAGTGGAGTTGCTCACTTGTTAGCTTTAAATGATGAAGAAGCCATGGAATTAACGAGAAAACTAATTTCATATTTGCCATCTAACAATATGGATCCTGCACCTGTTATTGATTACAATAAAAACTATAACTTAAGTGAAGAGATAAATGAAATTATTTCATCTGATCCCAAAAAAAGTTATGATGTTAAAGACATTATTAATAGAGTCTTTGATCCAAATTCTTTTTTTGAGATTCATCCCCATTTTGCAAAAAATATCGTTGTAGGTTTTGCAAGAATGCAAGGAAGAAGCGTAGGTATAATTGCAAATCAACCAAAAATTTTAGCGGGTTCACTTGACATAGATGCATCGGACAAAGCCGCAAGGTTTATAAGGTTTTGTGATGCTTTTAATATCCCAATCATTACTTTTGTAGACACTCCTGGTTATCTACCAGGTATCAATCAAGAACACGGCGGTATAATACGACATGGGGCTAAACTTTTATATGCTTATTCCGAAGCAACGGTTCCTTTAATAACTATTATATTGAGAAAGGCTTATGGTGGAGCATACATTGCGATGGGTTCCCAACATTTGGGTGCAGATTTTGTTTTTGCTTGGCCAACGGCAGAAATTGCAGTTATGGGACCAGAAGGAGCAGCAAACATAATATTTGCAAAAGAGATAGAAAAGTCACAAAATCCCGAAGAAACAAGAAAAGAACGTATTCAAGAATATAAAGAACGATTTGCTAATCCTTATGAAGCAGCATCAAGAGGTTACATTGAAGATGTTATCGAACCAATTCAAACTAGAAATAAAATAATAGCTTCTCTTTCAATAGCATATTCTAAAGTTGAAGCAAGGCCTTCAAAAAAACATGGAAATATCCCATTATAA
- a CDS encoding OadG family protein, whose amino-acid sequence MEDYILITITGLIIVFSILIILMIVTWLFRFIFKNNSGDKGKKANFPVEPNKEPIAPTYVKKIVNSKSEELSEEEIFAIVSAISLYLSNKNVMITNIEEISSKNLTNKKTKWQSHLPSTTWNNKNKKRWRY is encoded by the coding sequence ATGGAAGATTATATACTTATAACAATAACAGGGTTAATTATAGTTTTTTCAATATTAATCATTTTGATGATAGTTACATGGCTTTTTCGCTTTATTTTTAAAAATAATAGTGGAGATAAAGGAAAAAAGGCAAACTTTCCAGTAGAACCTAATAAAGAGCCAATTGCACCTACATACGTGAAAAAAATAGTGAATTCCAAAAGCGAAGAATTAAGTGAAGAAGAGATCTTTGCTATAGTATCGGCTATAAGTTTATACCTTTCAAATAAAAATGTAATGATAACAAATATAGAAGAAATTTCTTCTAAGAATTTAACTAACAAAAAAACCAAGTGGCAATCACATTTACCCTCAACCACATGGAACAATAAAAACAAAAAGAGGTGGAGATATTAA
- a CDS encoding biotin/lipoyl-containing protein: protein MKRKFKVTINNKMYEVEVEEIGTEGTFQEDKMADQETILNKKSEPISAPDSEKAAKVLEKKKEKQKIKEKEGKKVENIKIEEPRSTESVEGKEVKAPLPGIINEIAVVEGQAVKEGDKLLVIEAMKMENEIPSEYNGVVEKILVKKGDTVEGDQPLMIIK, encoded by the coding sequence ATGAAAAGAAAATTCAAGGTTACCATAAATAATAAAATGTATGAAGTTGAAGTAGAAGAAATTGGAACTGAAGGAACTTTTCAAGAAGATAAAATGGCTGACCAAGAAACTATTTTGAATAAGAAAAGTGAGCCAATTTCTGCGCCTGATTCTGAAAAAGCGGCAAAAGTTCTTGAAAAAAAGAAAGAAAAACAAAAAATAAAGGAAAAAGAAGGAAAAAAGGTTGAAAATATAAAAATCGAAGAACCAAGAAGTACAGAATCTGTAGAAGGCAAGGAAGTCAAAGCCCCTCTTCCAGGGATCATTAATGAAATTGCCGTTGTGGAAGGGCAAGCAGTAAAAGAAGGAGATAAACTTCTCGTAATAGAAGCAATGAAAATGGAAAACGAAATACCTTCTGAATATAACGGAGTAGTGGAAAAAATTTTAGTTAAAAAAGGAGACACGGTTGAAGGGGATCAACCTTTAATGATCATAAAATGA
- a CDS encoding TrkA family potassium uptake protein, whose translation MKIRRFIISLIIILIIILTGGIGYTVLENWSFLDSLFFTLVTLSTVGYSLPDGITYTTQVFTIILILSGITVVVYSLSTLTSFIVEGEMKNALEVRKRMKKIESMKNHYIVVGAGKTGFFVCQNMIKENKDFILLDKSEEKIYQFIQEINNEDILYIVGDAKNENVLLDAGIERANSVILTLPSDVDNLFVALTVKSIVPNINIISKVNDPESIKKLSYAGINKVVLESEISGNRLAYMATRPNIVSFLETIIHTPEKDLQLEEVKIPENSWIASKTLKEIALPDKVDLIVIAVRKKDDKSIFNPKANTKIEEGDVIIVLGEDSKIKKLKEIVKLENI comes from the coding sequence GTGAAAATAAGGCGTTTTATAATATCCTTAATTATAATTCTCATTATAATTTTAACAGGTGGTATTGGATACACAGTATTAGAAAATTGGTCATTTTTAGATTCTTTGTTTTTTACCTTAGTAACCTTAAGCACGGTAGGTTACAGTTTACCAGATGGTATAACTTATACAACACAAGTTTTCACGATAATTTTAATACTATCTGGTATTACCGTAGTTGTTTATTCGTTATCAACCTTAACCTCTTTTATAGTTGAGGGTGAAATGAAAAATGCCCTGGAGGTAAGAAAAAGAATGAAAAAAATTGAATCTATGAAAAACCATTATATAGTTGTTGGAGCTGGAAAAACTGGTTTCTTCGTATGCCAAAATATGATAAAAGAAAATAAAGATTTTATACTTCTTGATAAATCTGAAGAAAAAATATATCAATTTATTCAAGAAATAAATAATGAAGATATTCTGTATATAGTAGGCGATGCCAAAAACGAAAATGTCCTTTTAGATGCCGGTATTGAAAGAGCAAATAGTGTCATACTTACACTTCCATCAGACGTTGATAACCTTTTTGTTGCTTTAACTGTTAAAAGCATAGTTCCAAATATAAATATAATTTCTAAAGTTAATGACCCAGAATCCATTAAAAAGCTTTCTTATGCTGGTATAAATAAAGTAGTACTTGAATCAGAAATTTCCGGAAACAGATTGGCATATATGGCAACAAGACCTAATATAGTTTCTTTTCTTGAAACAATAATACACACACCAGAAAAAGACTTACAACTCGAAGAAGTGAAAATACCAGAAAATTCATGGATAGCAAGTAAAACCTTAAAAGAAATCGCACTGCCAGATAAAGTAGACCTAATAGTCATTGCTGTTAGAAAAAAAGATGATAAAAGTATCTTTAATCCAAAAGCAAATACCAAAATTGAAGAAGGCGATGTAATTATAGTACTTGGCGAAGATTCTAAAATAAAGAAATTAAAAGAAATTGTTAAATTGGAAAATATTTAA
- the rpsF gene encoding 30S ribosomal protein S6: MSKRYYETMFVVKTDLPEEERNNVAQKVKSWIEERVEGEVEEFTRWGVRKLAYKTPKGKHTEGDYTYIIYKAEPDKVNLLDELFKINQEIFRYQTIRREDLEKKLRKSQKETKIKFEEPEKESENI, encoded by the coding sequence GTGAGTAAAAGGTATTATGAAACAATGTTTGTGGTAAAAACTGATCTTCCAGAAGAGGAGCGAAATAATGTCGCTCAAAAAGTAAAGAGTTGGATAGAAGAAAGAGTTGAAGGAGAAGTCGAAGAATTTACTAGATGGGGAGTGAGAAAATTAGCTTACAAAACCCCGAAAGGTAAGCATACAGAAGGAGACTATACTTATATTATATATAAAGCAGAACCGGATAAAGTTAATCTCTTAGACGAACTTTTTAAAATTAACCAAGAAATATTTAGATATCAAACTATTCGAAGAGAAGATTTAGAAAAAAAGTTGAGAAAAAGTCAAAAAGAAACAAAAATTAAATTTGAAGAGCCTGAAAAAGAAAGTGAAAATATCTAA
- a CDS encoding single-stranded DNA-binding protein, with translation MSISYNKVILVGRLTRDPEIRSTMNGNNVANFRLAVDRQLSNNQNQNATDFINIVAFGKQAEFASNYLKKGKLILVEGSLHINQWTDRDNIKRETAEVWANRMNFMETKKAEDTHPFNDSYISVEEGNTASNVEDIDDESLVDDLPDFDESFADLGLDNLESDLSSDEKPF, from the coding sequence ATGTCAATTTCTTATAACAAAGTAATTCTTGTAGGTAGATTAACCCGAGATCCGGAAATAAGATCTACGATGAACGGAAATAATGTTGCGAATTTTAGATTAGCAGTTGATAGGCAACTTTCTAACAATCAAAATCAAAATGCCACAGATTTTATAAACATTGTCGCATTTGGTAAACAAGCTGAGTTTGCGTCTAATTATCTAAAAAAAGGTAAACTCATTTTAGTCGAAGGATCCCTGCATATAAATCAATGGACCGATAGAGATAATATTAAAAGAGAGACTGCTGAAGTATGGGCTAACCGAATGAACTTCATGGAAACAAAAAAAGCAGAAGATACTCATCCATTTAACGATTCATATATATCAGTTGAAGAAGGAAATACTGCAAGTAATGTTGAAGATATAGATGACGAAAGTTTGGTGGATGATTTACCTGATTTTGATGAAAGTTTTGCTGATTTAGGTTTAGATAATTTAGAATCGGACCTTTCTTCAGATGAAAAACCATTTTAA
- the rpsR gene encoding 30S ribosomal protein S18 produces the protein MAYVKRERKSVKKCKLCRDNVEYIDYKDIRKLREYINEKGKIIPKRINGNCAKHQRMVRRAIQRARKMMLLPYVND, from the coding sequence ATGGCTTATGTAAAAAGAGAAAGAAAAAGTGTAAAAAAATGTAAGTTATGTAGAGATAATGTAGAATATATAGATTACAAAGATATTAGAAAATTAAGAGAGTATATAAATGAAAAAGGTAAAATTATTCCAAAAAGAATAAACGGTAATTGCGCTAAACATCAAAGGATGGTTAGAAGAGCTATACAAAGAGCAAGAAAAATGATGCTTTTACCTTATGTAAACGATTAA
- the rplI gene encoding 50S ribosomal protein L9 produces MKVILLEDVAKLGKKGEIKEVSDGYARNYLFPKKLAVEAKSGYIKQIESVKKNEEKKKEAIKNKSEELLEKLKKVKIDIKVKAGEKGKLFGAVTSQDVAKRIEELIGENFDKTWFEEKVNIKEVGSYKIKVKLPQGVKGEIKVELIPENNLN; encoded by the coding sequence ATGAAAGTAATACTTTTAGAAGATGTAGCAAAATTAGGAAAGAAGGGAGAAATAAAAGAAGTTTCAGACGGATACGCAAGAAATTATTTATTTCCTAAAAAATTAGCTGTAGAAGCAAAAAGCGGATACATAAAACAAATCGAATCAGTTAAAAAAAATGAAGAAAAAAAGAAAGAAGCGATAAAAAATAAAAGTGAAGAACTCTTAGAAAAACTTAAAAAAGTAAAGATAGACATAAAGGTTAAAGCTGGTGAAAAAGGAAAGTTATTTGGTGCTGTCACTTCACAAGATGTCGCAAAAAGAATAGAGGAATTAATCGGAGAAAATTTTGATAAAACCTGGTTCGAAGAAAAAGTCAACATTAAAGAAGTTGGTTCTTACAAAATAAAAGTTAAGTTACCACAAGGTGTAAAAGGAGAAATAAAAGTTGAATTAATTCCAGAAAATAATTTAAATTAG